A portion of the Candidatus Thorarchaeota archaeon genome contains these proteins:
- a CDS encoding cupin domain-containing protein produces MYVTNYKNRKEIEVTLEGSKKSTMRWLVGRRSGAKTYAMRWFKIEPGGIIPSHTHPEEHEIFVLSGEAKLLGGLEGETAKKDDIVFIDSNKPHGYDNTDGTEDFCFICVIPLLDNEE; encoded by the coding sequence ATGTATGTAACGAACTACAAGAATCGAAAGGAAATCGAGGTTACCCTGGAAGGTAGCAAGAAAAGCACAATGCGATGGCTCGTAGGAAGAAGAAGCGGAGCTAAGACCTATGCTATGCGCTGGTTCAAAATTGAACCAGGTGGAATCATTCCTTCCCATACCCACCCAGAAGAACATGAGATATTTGTACTGAGTGGTGAAGCGAAACTGCTTGGAGGGCTTGAGGGTGAAACCGCGAAGAAGGATGATATAGTATTCATAGATTCAAACAAACCCCACGGTTATGACAACACTGACGGTACCGAGGATTTCTGCTTCATATGTGTCATTCCCCTTCTTGACAACGAAGAATGA
- a CDS encoding HAD-IIA family hydrolase: MELDEKFLWLFDVDNTLIHDVEHPTPFPGAVDFCKHLRDGGKEIGILTNVGRLSARQVHAAVRKAGFPFSRESVFTAGAATAAYVFNRNPDARCFVISEGGATEDFIAKGLNVVNNPPIDFVAIGADRDLSFQRLNFATKCVRDGAELLCISGSRDYPGVYLGKEDIYLGERSITAAVEDATGVEATIVGKPLPEIVIETVKIMGYDCDDTVMIGDNPASDIAGGNAAGLTTILVKRDPDDLVAYDADELDTTPDVTVKSLKELQSLISG, encoded by the coding sequence ATGGAGCTTGATGAGAAATTTCTTTGGTTGTTTGATGTTGACAATACTCTAATTCACGATGTTGAGCATCCAACTCCTTTTCCAGGTGCTGTGGACTTCTGTAAACATCTCAGAGATGGTGGCAAGGAGATTGGAATACTTACCAACGTAGGGCGACTTTCAGCGCGACAGGTACACGCGGCTGTGAGAAAAGCTGGGTTTCCCTTCTCCAGAGAAAGTGTATTCACTGCAGGAGCTGCTACGGCGGCTTATGTTTTCAACAGGAATCCTGATGCTAGATGCTTTGTAATAAGCGAAGGTGGAGCTACTGAAGATTTCATTGCTAAAGGTCTGAATGTTGTGAACAACCCTCCAATTGATTTCGTTGCCATAGGTGCGGACCGGGATTTGAGTTTTCAACGTTTGAATTTCGCCACCAAATGCGTACGGGATGGAGCTGAACTGCTCTGTATCAGTGGTAGTCGTGACTATCCGGGAGTATATCTCGGAAAAGAGGATATCTATCTTGGTGAGAGGTCCATTACTGCGGCAGTTGAAGATGCGACTGGAGTTGAAGCAACCATTGTTGGAAAACCATTGCCCGAGATTGTTATTGAAACTGTGAAGATAATGGGTTATGATTGTGATGATACTGTAATGATTGGAGATAACCCTGCTTCTGATATTGCGGGAGGTAATGCTGCCGGTTTGACTACTATTCTGGTCAAACGAGACCCTGATGATTTAGTTGCATACGACGCAGATGAGCTGGATACAACTCCTGACGTGACCGTCAAGAGTCTGAAGGAATTACAATCGCTCATTAGTGGATGA